The stretch of DNA TCCTGTTCCAGTTTTTGGACCTGGAAAGATACCGCCGGCTGGCTGATGCCCAGTTGCCGGGCAACTTCTGAAAAGCTGCCCAGCCGCACTATTTCATGGAAAGTCTTTAGCTGGTCCGTATTCATATCACAAAACTATAAAAATTATTTATCTTATGCTAATATATTACTTATTGATATATTTAGCAAGGTCTGATATATTTAATCAGGTTAATTTTATCTCATTAAAGTCTGATAAACAAGAAAGGAGTTTTTCATATGGCTGATGGCAATGTAGAAATGTGGGAGGAATTGGGTATCGACCTCAAGACCCATGACGTCCTGATGAACGCCCTGGGTCCTATGTTCCAGGATATCTATCTGTCCCAGCAGAACCGCCCCGCCGGCATGGGCTTTTACGACTTCGTGGTGGGGGACATCCACGGCATCCGCGTGAAGGAACTGCGGGAGCACAGCAAGAAGGGCGGCAAGGTGGTAGCCACTTACTGCGTGTTCGTGCCGGAAGAGCTGGTCTGGGCGGCGGGGGGTATACCGGTAGGATTATGCGCCGGCACCCAGTTTTCCGTACCCGCGGCGGAGGCCGTGCTGCCCCGCAATACCTGCGCCCTCATCAAGTCTTCGTTCGGGTTTAAAATTGCGAAAATCTGCCCTTACGTGCAGGCCAGCGACCTCATCGTCGGCGAGACCACCTGCGACGGCAAGAAGAAAATGTTTGAAATCCTCAACGAGTACCACCCGGTTTACGTCATGGAAGTTCCCAATAAAAAGACGGAAAAAAGCCGCGCCCTCTGGCTGGAAGAAGTCAGGGCTTTCCGGGACAAGATAGAGGAGCTTACCGGCAATAAAATCACCGCGGAAAATCTGAAAAAGGCCATAGACCTGGTCAACGCCCGCCGCCTGGCTTTACAGCGGCTTTACAATCTGCGCAAGGCCAGCCCGACGCCCATCAGCGGCAAGGACGCTTTACTGGCTACCCAGGTATCTTTTTACGATGACGCCGCCCGCGATACCCAGATGCTA from Dehalococcoidales bacterium encodes:
- a CDS encoding double-cubane-cluster-containing anaerobic reductase, with translation MADGNVEMWEELGIDLKTHDVLMNALGPMFQDIYLSQQNRPAGMGFYDFVVGDIHGIRVKELREHSKKGGKVVATYCVFVPEELVWAAGGIPVGLCAGTQFSVPAAEAVLPRNTCALIKSSFGFKIAKICPYVQASDLIVGETTCDGKKKMFEILNEYHPVYVMEVPNKKTEKSRALWLEEVRAFRDKIEELTGNKITAENLKKAIDLVNARRLALQRLYNLRKASPTPISGKDALLATQVSFYDDAARDTQMLSTLCDELDKRVAAGEGVASADAPRILVSGNPMAIPNWKLHHLIETAGAVVVCEESCTGTRFFSDLVEPVKGGLDDMLKAVADRYMHIHCACFTPNEDRLDDIVRLAKEYNVDGVIHYNLQFCHTYATEAVQVEKRLEKEGIPLLRVETDYSDEDAGQLKSRIEAFLEMVKK